The Strigops habroptila isolate Jane chromosome 8, bStrHab1.2.pri, whole genome shotgun sequence genome includes a window with the following:
- the FAM124B gene encoding protein FAM124B, whose amino-acid sequence MDDRADSLTVHLLANSGHSLLLQQTLDRLLEWICLDVRLFLVSERVTPLKYYERYQKRSRGFPGISVLLFLHENLGEERIFQVHEQFQRPPWRYRCAQIANGQNYPYSLAHQDFYSLDDQMPVWGIRRVHCGPEILRVTLYCSFDNYEDAVRLYEMILQKEATMQKSNFCVFVLYATHIIAVQLCLKQLPIGVAAEPKESSALQFKVQEIGQLVPLLPNPCIPISSTRWQTQDYEGNTILLQVQESSKPRETNVVLSHRHNNAGNDKTLQDSATAPLPVKRGNPGRRSQEVRATKGKTKPDQGKALTPDPASGDLHRHFGSSLGGAAAWPWWEATSLRRQGSSKLQASLQESRARRQAAETDVDTGLAVGTAASGRCALSRFHRDLRSSLLLPRAAAGSALPARGCTQRLQAAARRGEDTGQRASSCYPQAPRVSPANRAEDEEEEFFI is encoded by the exons ATGGATGACAGAGCAGACTCTCTGACAGTGCATCTCCTCGCCAATTCGGGACATtcactgcttctgcagcaaaCTCTGGATCGGCTTTTAGAGTGGATCTGCCTGGACGTTCGCCTTTTCCTGGTGTCTGAGCGGGTTACTCCACTGAAATACTACGAGAGATATCAGAAGAGAAGCCGCGGCTTTCCTGGAATATCCGTTCTCCTTTTTCTACATGAGAACTTGGGAGAAGAACGGATTTTCCAGGTCCATGAGCAATTCCAGCGCCCGCCCTGGCGCTACCGCTGTGCCCAGATTGCTAATGGGCAAAACTACCCTTATTCCCTTGCTCACCAGGACTTCTACAGCCTGGATGACCAGATGCCTGTGTGGGGCATCAGGCGGGTGCACTGTGGCCCTGAAATCCTGCGTGTCACCCTCTACTGCAGTTTTGACAACTATGAGGATGCAGTGAGACTCTATGAGATGATCCTACAGAAAGAAGCAACCATGCAGAAAAGTAACTTCTGTGTCTTTGTGTTGTATGCAACCCACATCATTGCCGTGCAGCTCTGCTTGAAGCAGCTGCCCATCGGGGTGGCTGCTGAGCCAAAGGAGTCATCAGCCTTGCAGTTCAAGGTGCAAGAAATAGGGCAGTTGGTGCCTCTCCTGCCTAACCCATGTATTCCCATCAGTAGCACCAGGTGGCAAACGCAAGACTATGAAGGAAATACAATTCTGCTTCAG GTTCAGGAGAGCTCTAAGCCCCGTGAAACAAATGTTGTGCTTTCCCATCGGCATAATAATGCAGGCAATGACAAAACCCTGCAGGACTCTGCCACAGCCCCTCTCCCTGTCAAGCGGGGTAACCCTGGGCGGAGAAGTCAGGAGGTCAGAGCCACAAagggcaaaacaaaacctgaccAGGGCAAAGCCCTTACTCCTGATCCAGCCAGCGGTGACCTCCACAGGCACTTCGGCTCGTCTCTCGGTGGTGCAGCAGCCTGGCCGTGGTGGGAAGCCACATCCCTGCGCAGGCAGGGGAGCAGCAAGCTGCAGGCCTCCCTCCAGGAGAGCCGTGCCCGCCGGCAGGCAGCGGAGACCGACGTGGACACCGGGCTCGCTGTGGGCACCGCTGCGAGCGGCCGCTGCGCGCTGAGCCGCTTCCACAGGGACCTGCggagcagcctcctcctgccgcGAGCCGCGGCCGGCAGCGCCCTGCCCGCCCGGGGCTGCACCCAGCggctgcaggctgcagccagaAGGGGTGAAGACACAGGGCAAAGAGCATCGAGCTGCTACCCGCAGGCACCACGAGTCAGCCCCGCAAACAGAGcggaggacgaggaggaggagttCTTCATATGA